In Paenibacillus guangzhouensis, a single window of DNA contains:
- a CDS encoding NUDIX hydrolase, translating into MCIWNCFQPQCITFIGGGIEQGETPEEAVLRELREEAHLEGHIIYKFNREVAENHHTFLIHIGNQSCRLGTDPEEEHLPLEERNLKDLIWISFEERHLFTSCDREYIERLIEECKERAYHPEWLKDIQEIILLSERC; encoded by the coding sequence ATTTGCATATGGAATTGCTTCCAGCCACAATGCATTACGTTCATTGGTGGTGGGATAGAACAAGGTGAAACTCCTGAGGAAGCGGTATTAAGAGAACTACGGGAAGAAGCACATTTGGAAGGCCATATTATATATAAATTTAATCGTGAAGTAGCTGAGAATCATCACACGTTTTTAATCCATATCGGGAATCAGAGTTGTAGATTGGGAACAGATCCGGAGGAAGAACACCTTCCATTAGAGGAACGAAATCTTAAGGATCTGATTTGGATATCTTTTGAGGAGAGACATTTATTTACTAGCTGTGACAGAGAGTATATTGAAAGGCTTATTGAAGAATGTAAAGAACGGGCATATCACCCCGAGTGGTTAAAAGATATACAAGAAATAATACTACTGAGTGAGAGATGTTAA
- a CDS encoding iron chaperone — protein sequence MEVFVEYFARIDNPVHRARTEEVLVWVHQKFPQLMPKIAWNQPMFTDHGTFIIGFSVAKQHLAVAPERAGMIHFSDEIEQAGYSHTKELIRFQWDRPVDFSLLEKMIDFNILDKANCSTFWRK from the coding sequence ATGGAAGTTTTTGTAGAGTATTTTGCGCGTATTGATAACCCAGTGCATCGGGCACGGACAGAAGAGGTTTTGGTTTGGGTGCATCAAAAATTTCCACAGTTAATGCCCAAAATTGCGTGGAATCAGCCAATGTTCACTGATCACGGCACATTTATCATTGGCTTTAGCGTTGCCAAACAACATTTGGCTGTTGCCCCTGAAAGGGCGGGGATGATTCATTTTTCCGATGAAATTGAGCAAGCTGGCTATAGTCATACCAAGGAATTGATACGTTTTCAGTGGGATCGTCCGGTTGATTTCTCGTTGCTTGAGAAGATGATCGATTTTAATATTTTGGATAAGGCCAATTGTTCAACCTTTTGGCGGAAATAA
- a CDS encoding histidine phosphatase family protein yields the protein MKIGLMRHYKVLINTTKNWMSSHDFSEWVKQYDQSDIDLSNPIRANLNWDVCYTSDMQRAIKTAETIHYGELITTNQLREIQINPMFHANVKLHLNIWLILGRMGWLINHHSQENKYLTRMRAKTLLNTVEENCKNDENVLIVTHGAFMTVLRQELLHRGYIGDTFTKPKNGWIYTFEKGR from the coding sequence ATGAAAATTGGATTAATGAGACATTATAAAGTACTTATCAATACAACGAAGAACTGGATGTCTTCACATGATTTTTCTGAGTGGGTAAAACAGTATGATCAGTCAGATATTGACCTTTCGAATCCAATAAGAGCCAATCTTAATTGGGATGTATGTTATACAAGTGATATGCAAAGAGCTATAAAAACTGCCGAAACGATACATTATGGTGAGTTAATTACGACAAATCAACTAAGGGAAATTCAAATTAACCCAATGTTTCATGCAAACGTAAAATTGCATTTGAATATCTGGTTAATCTTAGGGAGAATGGGGTGGTTGATTAATCATCATTCTCAGGAAAATAAATACCTTACACGTATGAGAGCCAAAACATTACTAAATACAGTAGAAGAAAACTGTAAAAACGATGAAAATGTATTAATTGTAACGCATGGCGCTTTTATGACTGTTCTAAGACAGGAACTTTTGCATCGTGGCTATATCGGTGATACATTTACAAAACCGAAGAATGGATGGATATATACTTTTGAGAAAGGTCGCTGA
- a CDS encoding GNAT family N-acetyltransferase: MKIRIADKADIDQLIRMRWDFTMEYDIDGKLKNEKYSDFYHECKEFLLNAIRSGNWSIWIAEEDGKIVSNIYIELIYKVPRPGRVTKPFAYMTNVYTKPEYRGQGIGSKLISNINEWAYEQKYEFIIVWPSDEGVSFYSKNGYKHCKEPMENMF, translated from the coding sequence ATGAAGATAAGAATTGCTGATAAAGCAGATATTGATCAGTTAATTAGAATGAGATGGGACTTTACGATGGAATATGATATAGATGGAAAGTTGAAGAATGAAAAATATAGCGATTTCTATCATGAATGTAAAGAGTTTTTATTGAATGCAATTCGGAGTGGTAATTGGTCTATATGGATTGCTGAGGAAGATGGAAAGATCGTATCCAATATATACATAGAACTCATATATAAGGTCCCAAGACCAGGAAGAGTAACGAAACCATTTGCTTATATGACTAATGTGTATACGAAACCAGAGTACAGAGGTCAAGGAATCGGTAGTAAATTAATATCAAATATTAATGAATGGGCATACGAGCAGAAATATGAATTTATCATCGTGTGGCCAAGTGATGAAGGTGTTAGTTTTTATAGTAAAAATGGATATAAGCATTGTAAAGAACCTATGGAAAACATGTTTTGA
- a CDS encoding HAD-IIIA family hydrolase — protein MNDSKTIKDLRTKIEAVFIDRDGTIGGTGHFIHPKDFILYRNAQEAINLLKQAGIKVYALTNQHRISKGEAEIVDFVKQFEAFGFDQSYICPHSSTENCNCRKPNPGMLLEASAEHHLNLKNCVVIGDSGDTDMLAAHAVGALKVLVLTGWGRGSMTQYRNVWIDTEPDFVAEDILEAVKWIINEE, from the coding sequence ATGAATGATAGTAAAACCATAAAAGACTTAAGGACAAAAATTGAAGCGGTGTTTATTGATAGGGACGGAACAATAGGGGGTACTGGACACTTTATTCACCCGAAAGATTTTATTTTATATCGTAACGCCCAGGAAGCCATAAATTTATTAAAGCAGGCGGGCATTAAAGTTTATGCTCTTACGAATCAACATCGAATATCTAAAGGAGAGGCAGAAATAGTTGATTTCGTTAAACAATTCGAGGCATTCGGGTTTGACCAATCTTACATATGTCCGCATAGCTCCACTGAAAACTGTAATTGCAGAAAACCTAATCCAGGAATGCTGTTAGAAGCATCGGCAGAACATCATTTGAATTTAAAGAACTGTGTTGTGATTGGAGACTCAGGAGATACGGATATGTTAGCAGCTCACGCAGTCGGCGCTTTAAAAGTCTTGGTCTTAACAGGCTGGGGAAGAGGGTCAATGACTCAATATAGGAACGTCTGGATTGACACAGAACCGGATTTTGTAGCAGAAGATATATTAGAAGCAGTGAAATGGATTATAAATGAAGAATGA
- a CDS encoding P-loop NTPase family protein: MQKIFIIGIVASGKTTLAKQLSKEMNIPWYELDNIVHHQTDEGRMKRTPEEQVEVIMEIDRGGKWIFEGTNRESYQCLLDMADTIVFLDPPLWKRKVRIFTRFLKQNLGIEKCNYKPDIKMLKLMYKWTRDFENNRLAIEAQLNVYNNKLIRVSDKNMMSTILNK; encoded by the coding sequence ATGCAAAAGATCTTCATTATCGGAATTGTAGCTAGTGGTAAAACCACTTTAGCAAAACAATTATCGAAGGAAATGAATATACCGTGGTACGAATTGGACAATATTGTTCATCACCAAACAGATGAAGGAAGAATGAAACGTACACCTGAAGAACAGGTTGAGGTGATAATGGAAATTGATAGAGGAGGAAAATGGATATTTGAAGGTACAAATCGAGAATCATATCAATGTTTATTAGATATGGCGGATACTATTGTATTTCTTGATCCTCCTTTATGGAAGCGGAAAGTTAGAATATTCACTCGTTTTCTTAAGCAAAATCTTGGTATTGAAAAGTGTAACTATAAACCTGATATAAAGATGTTGAAATTAATGTACAAGTGGACTAGAGATTTTGAGAATAATAGACTCGCAATAGAAGCTCAGTTGAATGTATATAACAATAAACTTATTAGAGTATCTGACAAGAATATGATGAGTACGATATTAAACAAATAA
- a CDS encoding NUDIX domain-containing protein — MIMVWDREEQVLTTIGGRLEGNETIDEGLDREVMEEAGIILSNERIPFACWYWENTDTYTVWYLVKVREFTDMPAGYEKTGYVIMNFETAIQMLLKLEGTGERVEIIRRAGILSGQLVDEGNCV, encoded by the coding sequence ATGATTATGGTCTGGGATCGGGAAGAACAAGTTCTAACGACTATTGGCGGTAGACTAGAAGGTAACGAAACAATAGATGAAGGACTAGATCGTGAAGTCATGGAAGAGGCAGGTATCATTTTATCAAACGAACGAATACCATTTGCTTGCTGGTATTGGGAGAATACAGATACTTATACAGTTTGGTATTTAGTGAAAGTAAGAGAGTTTACTGACATGCCGGCAGGCTACGAGAAAACAGGTTATGTCATAATGAATTTTGAAACAGCAATACAAATGCTATTAAAGCTAGAAGGAACAGGAGAAAGAGTTGAAATAATTAGAAGAGCAGGAATATTGTCGGGGCAACTCGTAGATGAAGGCAACTGCGTATAA
- a CDS encoding GNAT family N-acetyltransferase — protein sequence MEITLFKSGLNEALIIHEMQIKAFKHLLDKYQDYETSPANESVERIVERINQPFTDYYIIKSSNISIGAIRIVRKENNTYRVSPIFILPEYQGKGIAQKVFSIIVEIYNDVGVWELDSILQEQGNCYLYEKLGYQKTGELKRINDKMTIVFYEKRLI from the coding sequence ATGGAAATCACTTTATTCAAATCAGGTCTTAATGAAGCATTGATTATTCACGAAATGCAAATCAAAGCATTTAAGCACTTGTTAGATAAATATCAAGATTATGAAACCAGCCCTGCTAATGAATCTGTGGAACGAATAGTAGAACGAATAAATCAACCGTTTACGGATTATTACATTATAAAAAGTTCAAATATTTCAATAGGTGCAATTAGAATAGTAAGGAAAGAGAATAACACCTATCGCGTCAGCCCAATATTTATTTTGCCTGAATATCAAGGGAAAGGAATTGCTCAAAAGGTATTCTCTATTATTGTAGAGATATATAACGATGTTGGAGTTTGGGAATTGGATTCGATATTACAAGAGCAGGGTAATTGTTATCTCTATGAAAAATTAGGTTATCAAAAGACGGGAGAATTAAAACGTATCAACGATAAAATGACAATTGTGTTTTATGAAAAACGCTTGATTTAA
- a CDS encoding GNAT family N-acetyltransferase — protein MISIQKVEYEQKSILRNLLELYKYDFSEFDPEDDINPNGLYEYKYLDHYWTEEDSRYPFFIKVDDKLAGFALVRSIGENENQAIYWMAEFFVMKKYRKLRVGQTVAHELFARFYGVWKVAQMESNVPAQAFWRKTIERYTNGNYKEIREEHWEGPIQTFLSANQ, from the coding sequence ATGATTTCAATTCAAAAGGTTGAATATGAACAAAAATCAATTCTACGAAATCTTCTTGAACTATATAAATATGATTTTAGTGAGTTTGATCCAGAAGACGATATAAATCCGAACGGGCTATATGAATACAAATACTTAGATCATTATTGGACGGAAGAGGACAGCAGATATCCATTTTTCATTAAGGTAGATGATAAACTTGCAGGCTTTGCTCTTGTTAGATCCATTGGAGAGAATGAAAATCAAGCAATATACTGGATGGCGGAATTCTTTGTCATGAAGAAATATAGAAAATTAAGAGTGGGGCAGACCGTCGCCCATGAACTATTTGCTAGATTCTATGGAGTTTGGAAAGTAGCTCAAATGGAATCAAATGTACCGGCTCAAGCATTTTGGAGAAAAACAATTGAAAGATATACGAATGGAAATTATAAAGAAATTAGAGAAGAACATTGGGAAGGGCCTATTCAAACATTTTTGTCAGCTAATCAATGA
- a CDS encoding NUDIX hydrolase: MFFVNSRAIIERDFNNERQIVIQTRNKPNEPLKIELPGGRIEPYESLTQALRREVREETGLEVTEIEGEDTRIDTTGINPEFEVECIKPFGAYQTLKGPIDSVGYYFRCRAEGEILKSGDETTDIKWININELSELINSNPLLFSNVDRAGIIYYLTQLKRT; encoded by the coding sequence ATGTTCTTTGTTAACTCCAGAGCGATAATTGAAAGAGATTTTAATAATGAAAGACAAATTGTAATTCAGACAAGAAATAAACCCAACGAACCATTAAAGATTGAATTACCCGGAGGACGAATTGAACCATATGAATCATTAACACAAGCATTGAGAAGAGAAGTAAGAGAAGAGACCGGACTGGAAGTAACAGAAATTGAAGGAGAAGACACAAGAATTGATACAACGGGAATAAATCCAGAATTTGAAGTTGAATGTATTAAACCATTTGGAGCATATCAAACATTAAAAGGACCAATTGATTCAGTAGGGTATTATTTTAGATGTAGAGCTGAAGGAGAGATATTAAAGAGCGGGGATGAAACGACAGACATTAAATGGATTAACATAAACGAGCTATCAGAATTAATCAATAGCAACCCATTACTATTTTCAAATGTTGATCGAGCAGGGATAATTTATTACTTAACGCAACTTAAAAGAACTTGA
- a CDS encoding ABC transporter permease, with the protein MKSIIKGAKRYGAIYSIIVKNCILNELEYRTNFFMQIFASLVSLLTHFVYVIVVYRSGVNIAGLTSDHILLFTGTYFIMTAIYAFFFVNNFFAFQGHIRHGTMDMYLIKPVSLQFILSLRLINVMGIPDFIVGIGLVCVAWSRLGLETNAMQLLGYAGYIIGGGVMTYALMMLPQVLAFWFTNTSSLYNLGAQLWEANTMPMVIYNRMIQAIGTFVFPIFVVSNIAPLYVLDKLTITGLVWGICAPFLFFALVRVLFLQGLKRYTSASN; encoded by the coding sequence ATGAAATCAATTATAAAGGGCGCGAAACGATATGGAGCCATATATTCAATCATAGTGAAAAATTGCATATTGAACGAGCTGGAATATCGAACGAATTTCTTCATGCAAATCTTTGCATCCTTGGTATCGCTGCTAACCCATTTCGTCTATGTCATTGTCGTGTATCGGTCAGGTGTAAATATCGCAGGATTAACCTCGGATCATATTTTGTTGTTTACGGGCACATATTTTATTATGACTGCAATCTATGCTTTCTTTTTCGTAAACAATTTTTTCGCTTTTCAGGGTCACATTAGGCATGGAACAATGGATATGTACTTAATCAAACCGGTGTCTCTTCAATTTATTCTTTCCTTACGATTAATCAATGTAATGGGAATTCCTGATTTTATTGTAGGAATAGGTCTGGTATGCGTGGCTTGGTCTCGATTGGGACTTGAGACAAACGCCATGCAATTGTTGGGATACGCGGGCTATATTATCGGTGGAGGCGTCATGACATACGCATTGATGATGCTGCCGCAGGTATTGGCTTTCTGGTTCACCAATACATCCAGTCTGTACAACCTTGGGGCGCAGTTATGGGAAGCGAATACAATGCCCATGGTCATCTATAATCGGATGATTCAAGCGATTGGTACATTTGTTTTTCCTATTTTTGTTGTATCAAATATCGCGCCGCTCTATGTGTTAGACAAGTTAACGATAACGGGGCTGGTGTGGGGGATCTGTGCGCCATTTCTATTCTTTGCTTTGGTAAGAGTTCTGTTCTTACAAGGGCTTAAGCGCTACACAAGCGCAAGTAATTAA
- a CDS encoding ABC transporter permease, translating to MKKYVQVFKLSLLSSLEYKVYFLFSILGAFLPIVIQYFMWRSIFEASEVPIVFGYTFQQMFMYTVFSAMISKIISSGIQFEISNDIKYGQFSSFLYRPASYTLYKVSSYLGGKAVYLLLSFLIIYSVLITFQIDIATSGIRLLVFASALLFSFVLNFLIYHIISSLSFWLDEIWYFYFAMGFLITLLSGGIFPLDIFGDTVSLFASFLPFKYTIFFPVNIINGRYDMYEIITGLSLQFIWIVILYMVSRICWGLGNKKYSAVGG from the coding sequence ATGAAAAAATATGTTCAAGTGTTCAAGTTAAGCTTATTAAGCTCACTAGAGTATAAAGTCTACTTTTTGTTCAGTATTCTCGGGGCGTTTCTGCCGATTGTCATTCAATATTTTATGTGGAGATCTATATTCGAAGCGAGTGAAGTGCCTATAGTATTTGGATACACATTTCAGCAGATGTTCATGTACACAGTCTTCTCAGCGATGATATCTAAAATTATTTCTTCCGGCATTCAATTCGAAATCTCTAATGATATTAAATACGGCCAATTCAGCAGTTTCTTGTATCGACCAGCATCCTATACCCTGTATAAAGTATCGTCTTATCTGGGAGGGAAAGCCGTATATTTGCTGTTATCGTTCCTTATCATTTATTCGGTGCTTATCACGTTCCAGATCGATATTGCGACAAGCGGGATTAGATTGCTTGTATTTGCGTCTGCACTGCTGTTCAGTTTTGTTCTTAATTTTCTGATCTACCATATCATTAGCTCGCTATCATTTTGGCTGGATGAGATCTGGTACTTTTACTTCGCGATGGGGTTTTTGATTACGCTATTGAGCGGTGGGATCTTTCCTTTGGATATTTTCGGGGACACTGTCTCACTATTTGCAAGCTTTTTGCCATTCAAGTACACGATTTTCTTTCCAGTCAACATCATCAATGGACGGTACGACATGTACGAGATCATAACCGGACTCAGTCTACAATTCATTTGGATCGTAATCCTGTACATGGTATCAAGAATCTGCTGGGGACTCGGCAACAAAAAATACAGTGCTGTAGGAGGGTAA
- a CDS encoding ABC transporter ATP-binding protein has translation MSSKIIEVNHLTKAFTFTTKEPGLRGAWKGLFSRQMEEKTAVSQVSFDVYEGEIIGFLGPNGAGKTTTLKMLSGILYPSAGEASVLGYVPWKRETALKKQISFIMGQKNQLWWDLPASESFLLIKYLYDIDTKDYKRNLEELVELTNVQDCMHMQVRRLSFGQRMKMELIAALLHKPRVVFLDEPTIGLDLISQKNIRNFLKSYNRENKTTIMLTSHYLEDIQDLCKRSVIMNGGTVVYDGELHQVNDIFNKKVIKLQFSDRIDVNHLDFFGKVTKVTESNATLEIDRHEVKPILAALMSEFPITDVDIHDIPIEEAITWLYERKGVHQLP, from the coding sequence ATGAGTTCAAAGATAATTGAAGTAAACCATTTAACCAAAGCATTCACATTTACAACTAAGGAACCTGGACTTCGAGGCGCATGGAAAGGACTATTCTCCAGACAGATGGAAGAAAAAACGGCGGTTAGTCAGGTTTCGTTCGATGTGTATGAAGGAGAAATCATCGGATTCCTCGGCCCGAATGGTGCAGGCAAGACAACAACACTCAAGATGTTATCGGGTATTTTATATCCTTCTGCTGGTGAGGCCAGCGTGTTGGGTTATGTGCCTTGGAAAAGAGAAACTGCGCTAAAAAAGCAAATTTCTTTTATTATGGGACAGAAAAATCAATTGTGGTGGGACCTTCCCGCGAGTGAATCGTTCCTGTTAATCAAATATTTGTATGATATCGATACGAAGGATTATAAAAGAAATCTGGAAGAATTAGTCGAGTTGACAAATGTTCAGGATTGCATGCATATGCAGGTGAGACGTCTCTCATTTGGACAACGAATGAAAATGGAGCTCATCGCTGCCCTGCTGCACAAACCGCGTGTCGTTTTCTTGGATGAGCCTACAATCGGCTTGGATCTTATCTCTCAGAAAAACATCAGGAACTTCCTCAAATCGTATAATCGCGAGAATAAAACGACGATCATGCTCACCAGTCACTACTTGGAAGATATACAGGACCTGTGCAAACGAAGTGTCATTATGAATGGGGGAACGGTGGTTTATGACGGGGAACTTCATCAAGTGAATGATATCTTCAATAAAAAGGTCATTAAACTTCAGTTCTCTGATCGCATTGATGTTAACCACCTCGATTTCTTTGGGAAAGTTACAAAGGTTACGGAATCGAACGCAACACTTGAAATCGATCGACACGAAGTCAAGCCCATCCTTGCGGCCTTGATGTCGGAATTCCCAATCACAGATGTCGATATTCATGATATTCCAATCGAAGAAGCCATCACTTGGTTGTACGAGAGGAAAGGAGTGCATCAGCTTCCATGA
- a CDS encoding DUF421 domain-containing protein translates to MKFLNLAIELVVGFFMLFIIVKIVGRKIITQVTPFTFITAIVIGEILGNALYDPRIGIVEIIFSMCLWGVLLLIVEFIGQKFIWFRGLVEGKPAALINNGRIDRHELKKNRMNLNQLQSLLRQSETFSIREVAFCYLEPNGSISILKKAKYQKTTLEDFQLPNKQVQVPVTLIRDGQVLWDEVGDIGFDESWLKKQLQSQGIVDYKDVLIAEWVHGDGIFVQTKTQSYDK, encoded by the coding sequence ATGAAATTTCTTAATCTCGCGATTGAACTTGTGGTTGGATTTTTCATGCTTTTTATTATTGTAAAAATTGTTGGTCGAAAGATCATTACCCAAGTAACACCGTTCACTTTTATTACGGCTATCGTTATCGGAGAAATACTTGGCAATGCGCTATATGATCCCCGAATTGGGATTGTTGAAATTATATTTTCCATGTGCCTGTGGGGTGTATTACTGCTTATCGTTGAATTTATTGGACAGAAATTCATTTGGTTTAGAGGCTTGGTGGAAGGAAAACCTGCGGCGCTTATTAATAATGGGAGAATAGATCGGCATGAACTGAAAAAAAACCGGATGAACCTAAATCAACTGCAGAGTTTACTCAGGCAGAGTGAGACATTTTCTATACGGGAAGTAGCCTTTTGCTATCTGGAACCAAACGGTTCGATCAGCATACTAAAAAAGGCAAAATATCAAAAAACAACATTGGAGGATTTTCAACTTCCTAACAAGCAAGTTCAGGTACCTGTAACGCTCATTCGTGATGGGCAAGTATTATGGGATGAAGTAGGCGATATAGGATTTGATGAATCGTGGTTAAAGAAACAACTCCAATCCCAAGGTATTGTTGATTACAAAGACGTACTCATTGCAGAGTGGGTGCATGGAGATGGTATTTTTGTTCAGACTAAGACCCAATCATATGACAAGTGA
- a CDS encoding sensor histidine kinase, with product MTIRLRITLWYMGLISVVLIILSTALYIYIEFKTNQDIESTLNKTVKGLHIAPTLDFWNSIQIDISPNIADNQIIIQVVDYTNQQVRYSRNLLEAGIKLQYPGPNLDLKSKYSKININGDPFTLLNTPILLDGRILVGLLQVGIYTGKEAKILQNLQWILVLSSITVLVIAFLLGLWVSRRALKPLHNVIHASRRIESGDDLKMRIKRDVPNDEIGLLTDTLNNMLVRLQETYQDLNEAYEIQRRFVADASHELRTPLTTIRGNGDLLKKLWSNIAANPNQRLESHHVDLSLEAIYDMNSEAERMTRLISDLLTLARGDSGIAMEKKTIAIYPVVTETVRKANLLPRTVEWRIGNIDELFQIHIQGDSDYLQQLLLILIDNAFKYTSTGYVELDGLQKDGNVGIRILDTGIGMNSDEISKIYERFYRADISRGKTLGYGLGLSIAKWIIDEHAGSIEVVSKEKEGTTFIVWLPVANDLIRPT from the coding sequence TTGACGATCCGGTTGCGAATTACGCTTTGGTATATGGGTCTTATCTCTGTGGTTCTAATTATTCTTAGCACAGCACTTTACATCTACATCGAATTCAAAACAAACCAGGACATTGAATCTACTCTAAATAAAACGGTGAAAGGATTACATATCGCTCCAACATTAGATTTCTGGAACAGCATTCAGATCGATATCTCCCCCAACATTGCTGACAATCAAATCATCATCCAAGTCGTTGACTATACGAATCAGCAAGTCCGCTACTCCAGAAACCTCCTAGAAGCAGGCATTAAGCTTCAGTATCCGGGACCCAATTTAGATCTTAAATCCAAATACAGCAAGATCAATATCAATGGAGATCCATTCACTCTCCTCAACACTCCAATATTACTCGATGGACGTATCTTAGTTGGACTTCTACAGGTCGGAATCTATACAGGAAAAGAAGCAAAAATTCTTCAAAACCTTCAGTGGATTTTGGTGTTATCGTCAATCACAGTGCTGGTCATCGCTTTCCTATTGGGCCTATGGGTATCCAGACGAGCACTGAAGCCTTTACACAATGTCATCCATGCCTCAAGACGGATTGAGAGCGGGGACGATTTGAAAATGAGAATAAAAAGAGACGTGCCTAACGATGAAATTGGACTTCTGACGGATACGCTTAATAACATGTTGGTGCGGCTGCAGGAGACTTATCAGGACCTCAACGAAGCTTACGAAATACAGCGTCGGTTCGTGGCCGATGCGTCACATGAGCTTCGCACGCCGCTTACTACGATACGGGGTAACGGCGACTTATTAAAGAAACTTTGGAGCAATATTGCTGCAAATCCCAATCAGCGTTTAGAGTCGCATCATGTGGACTTGTCTTTGGAAGCAATTTACGATATGAACTCCGAAGCGGAACGTATGACTCGCCTCATTAGCGATTTATTGACCTTGGCTAGAGGTGATTCCGGCATTGCCATGGAGAAAAAAACGATTGCTATCTATCCCGTCGTTACCGAAACTGTTCGCAAAGCGAATTTGCTCCCACGGACTGTTGAATGGCGAATTGGGAACATCGATGAACTCTTTCAGATTCACATCCAAGGCGATTCAGATTATTTACAACAACTGCTGCTCATTCTGATCGATAATGCCTTCAAATACACGTCGACTGGCTACGTTGAATTAGATGGCTTACAAAAGGATGGTAATGTTGGAATCCGCATTTTGGATACAGGAATAGGCATGAATTCGGATGAGATCTCCAAGATCTATGAACGCTTTTATAGAGCGGATATTTCAAGGGGGAAGACTTTGGGGTACGGCCTAGGGCTCTCTATTGCTAAATGGATCATCGATGAACATGCTGGCTCAATTGAAGTGGTGTCCAAGGAGAAAGAAGGAACGACATTCATCGTCTGGTTACCAGTAGCTAATGATTTAATTAGACCGACCTAG